The DNA window CCAGCCGCGGTGCGAATCGAGGGGATCCACGCTGATGGCCAGGATCTTGACGTTTCGCCGGGCGAACTCGTGGGCGATGTTGGACATGTAACCCAGTTCCGTGGTGCAGACCGGCGTGTAATCCGCGGGATGGGAAAAGAGAATGCCCCAGCCGTCCCCGAGCCATTCGTGAAAACGAATCGTTCCCTCGGTGGTTTCAGCTGTGAAATCCGGGGCTTCGTCCATTAAACGTAACGCCATGACAATCCTCCTGCAAAGGGCTTGCTATAGAGATATGATGGTGTGAACTGTGGCCTGATCCGTCCTATGACCACGATAATATACCTATTTAGGTCAACAAAGTAAAGAATAAAATCAGCGCGTACACCAGATCAGTCCGCGACGGACGATTTCCCGGGCTTCCGGCACGTCGAAATCGGCGGCGACGTGACCCAGCGTGCAGTGGAAGACCTTGCCCTTTCCCCACGACCTTTTCCATGCGGCGGGCATGACGGTGCCTTCTATCCACGCGTCGTGATCCCCGCTGAAGGTCGTGGTCGCGAGCACGTGGTTGGACGGATCGACATGCATGTAGTACTGTTCCGAGTGCATGGCGAAGTCGCCCAACCCGGCCGTCACGGGATCTTCGTGATCGATGATGTTGACTTCGTAGTCGATGATCCCGCCCGGGTGGGAAACCCACTGTCCGCCCACCATGTACTGGTAGTTCGTGTGGTTCCGGAAGGCGTCCGCCTGCCCGCCGTGCCAGCCGCCGAACCCGGCCCCGGCGGAGACCGTTTCCAAGAGCGCTTTTTCTTGGGCGCCGGTGATCGCGCTCATGGTCACGGTCTGTACGATGAGATCGTACGTGGGCATGGCTTCCGCGTCCAGGTAGGCGTCGAGCGTGTCGCGCTGCGTGATTTCATATCCTTCCGATTCGAGCAGCGGGATGAAGATGTCCTGGGACTGCCTGGGTTCGTGTCCTTCCCACCCACCCCAGACGAAAAGGGCCTTAGGCATGTGGTTACTC is part of the Gemmatimonadota bacterium genome and encodes:
- a CDS encoding ThuA domain-containing protein; translated protein: MPKALFVWGGWEGHEPRQSQDIFIPLLESEGYEITQRDTLDAYLDAEAMPTYDLIVQTVTMSAITGAQEKALLETVSAGAGFGGWHGGQADAFRNHTNYQYMVGGQWVSHPGGIIDYEVNIIDHEDPVTAGLGDFAMHSEQYYMHVDPSNHVLATTTFSGDHDAWIEGTVMPAAWKRSWGKGKVFHCTLGHVAADFDVPEAREIVRRGLIWCTR